The following are from one region of the Paramicrobacterium humi genome:
- a CDS encoding AAA family ATPase: protein MTNMRAVTADEAQPSATRTIPLDELGSRAAQIIANIETVIDGKHDAVRTALTVLLAEGHLLIEDVPGVGKTVLARALAASVGGSVSRIQFTPDLLPSDVTGVAVYDQGERRFEFKPGPVFANIVIGDEINRASPKTQSALLECMEERQVTADGTTYELGRPFTVFATQNPVEMEGTYALPEAQRDRFTARLSLGYPDADAETAMLNRRDLVNPLSSLSAVVSLRELVEMIDGARAVYVSPAVKAYIVQIARATREHPDIRLGASPRATLQLMAASKAVAAIDGHEFVLPDHVAALADPVLAHRLVPTSRALARRQDHSGVVSDAIDSIIESTSVPNVR from the coding sequence ATGACCAACATGCGAGCCGTCACCGCCGACGAGGCGCAGCCGTCCGCGACGCGGACGATCCCTCTCGACGAGCTCGGCTCGCGCGCCGCGCAGATCATCGCGAACATCGAGACCGTCATCGACGGCAAGCACGATGCCGTGCGCACGGCGCTCACGGTCCTTCTCGCGGAGGGCCACCTGCTGATCGAAGATGTTCCCGGCGTGGGTAAGACCGTGCTCGCCCGGGCGCTGGCGGCATCCGTCGGAGGAAGCGTCAGCCGCATCCAATTCACTCCCGACCTGCTGCCAAGCGATGTGACGGGAGTCGCTGTCTACGATCAGGGAGAGCGCCGCTTCGAGTTCAAGCCCGGTCCGGTCTTCGCCAATATCGTGATCGGGGACGAGATCAACAGGGCGTCGCCGAAGACCCAGTCGGCTCTGCTCGAGTGCATGGAAGAGCGGCAGGTCACCGCAGACGGCACGACCTACGAGCTCGGCCGGCCGTTCACCGTGTTCGCCACTCAGAATCCCGTGGAGATGGAGGGCACGTATGCGCTCCCCGAGGCGCAGCGCGACCGCTTCACGGCACGGTTGTCTCTCGGCTATCCCGATGCGGATGCCGAGACGGCCATGCTCAACCGGCGTGACCTCGTGAACCCGCTCAGCAGTCTCTCGGCGGTCGTGTCCTTGCGCGAACTCGTCGAGATGATCGACGGAGCGCGTGCGGTGTACGTCTCGCCGGCGGTCAAGGCGTATATCGTGCAGATCGCGCGGGCGACGCGAGAGCACCCGGACATCCGGCTCGGCGCGAGCCCTCGAGCGACGCTGCAGCTCATGGCGGCGTCGAAGGCGGTCGCCGCGATCGACGGACACGAGTTCGTGCTTCCCGACCACGTCGCGGCGCTCGCGGACCCGGTACTCGCGCATCGGCTGGTCCCGACATCGCGCGCGCTCGCTCGTCGACAAGATCATTCCGGGGTGGTCTCGGATGCGATCGACAGCATCATCGAGTCCACCTCGGTGCCGAACGTGCGGTGA
- the thiL gene encoding thiamine-phosphate kinase → MVFSDKQPSPTVRELAEARVLERIFPRLPHAEAALLGPGDDCAVLATPDGRTVVTTDMMVHGPDFRLAWSTAHDLGWKAAASNLSDVAAIGARPTALLIALAVPDSMPVAFLEEFCDGLRDGCAALAPGCGVIGGDLSVSATFTIAVTAFGDLAGRRPVLRSGASPGDVVAVSGDLGRSAEGLRLLFAEGVDENGEPDRQRAAALRSAHPHAIAGHLAPAPPIADGVRAADAGATAMMDISDGLALDASRLARASGVTIDLERAALGDDVAAALHGGEDHGLLASFPEGTALPGGFRHVGTVVSRSADAVLVDGEPVTPEGWDPYRAWDGQSG, encoded by the coding sequence ATGGTGTTCTCTGACAAGCAGCCGTCGCCGACCGTAAGGGAGCTTGCGGAAGCGCGCGTGCTCGAGCGCATCTTCCCGCGGCTTCCGCACGCGGAGGCGGCGCTTCTCGGCCCGGGCGACGATTGCGCCGTGCTCGCGACGCCCGACGGGCGCACTGTCGTCACGACGGACATGATGGTGCACGGACCCGACTTCCGGCTGGCCTGGTCGACCGCCCACGACTTGGGCTGGAAGGCGGCGGCGAGCAACCTCTCCGACGTCGCGGCGATAGGGGCGCGGCCGACGGCGCTCCTCATCGCGCTCGCCGTTCCCGACAGCATGCCGGTCGCCTTTCTCGAGGAGTTCTGCGACGGCCTCCGCGACGGCTGCGCGGCTCTCGCTCCCGGGTGCGGCGTCATCGGCGGCGACCTTTCCGTGTCGGCGACGTTCACGATCGCGGTCACGGCGTTCGGCGACCTCGCCGGGCGCCGCCCGGTGCTGCGCTCCGGCGCCTCTCCCGGAGACGTTGTCGCTGTCTCGGGCGATCTCGGCCGCTCCGCCGAGGGGCTTCGGCTGCTGTTCGCGGAAGGCGTGGACGAGAACGGCGAACCCGACCGGCAGCGCGCTGCCGCGCTCCGTTCGGCTCATCCTCATGCGATCGCGGGTCACCTCGCTCCGGCCCCGCCGATCGCCGACGGTGTTCGCGCCGCCGACGCGGGGGCGACCGCCATGATGGACATCTCCGACGGCCTCGCTCTCGACGCGAGCCGGCTGGCCAGGGCAAGCGGCGTCACCATCGATCTGGAACGCGCGGCGCTCGGCGACGACGTCGCAGCCGCCCTGCACGGGGGAGAGGACCACGGGCTGCTCGCGAGCTTCCCCGAGGGGACGGCGCTTCCCGGCGGCTTTCGCCACGTCGGGACCGTCGTTTCGCGCTCCGCCGACGCTGTTCTCGTCGACGGTGAACCCGTGACGCCGGAAGGCTGGGACCCCTACCGCGCGTGGGACGGGCAGTCCGGCTGA
- the coaD gene encoding pantetheine-phosphate adenylyltransferase → MSRIAVVPGSFDPITLGHLDVIERAAPLYDELHVVVVHNPDKAALLPIAQRVSLLESSVRDAGLGDNIVVASWSVGLLVDYCTDVGASVLIKGIRSQIDVAYETPMAIVNRDLADVETVFMLPNPAHAHVSSSLVRQVAALGGDVGPYVPPAVGRYLRSS, encoded by the coding sequence ATGAGCAGGATCGCCGTCGTTCCCGGGTCATTCGACCCCATCACGCTCGGCCACCTCGACGTGATCGAGCGGGCCGCGCCACTCTATGACGAACTGCACGTCGTCGTCGTGCACAACCCCGACAAGGCGGCTCTCCTGCCGATCGCCCAGCGGGTCTCACTGCTCGAGTCGTCCGTGAGAGACGCGGGCCTCGGCGACAACATCGTCGTCGCATCGTGGAGCGTCGGCCTGCTCGTGGACTACTGCACGGACGTCGGAGCTTCCGTGCTGATCAAGGGCATCCGCTCCCAGATCGACGTCGCCTACGAGACTCCCATGGCGATCGTCAATCGTGATCTCGCCGACGTCGAAACCGTGTTCATGCTCCCGAATCCCGCGCACGCCCACGTCTCAAGCTCGCTTGTGCGGCAGGTCGCGGCGCTCGGCGGCGACGTCGGACCTTACGTCCCGCCCGCCGTCGGACGGTACTTGAGGTCATCATGA
- a CDS encoding RsmD family RNA methyltransferase, whose product MTRIIGGDAGSLPLKVPPKGTRPTSDRVREALFSALDARDLVRGSRVADLYAGSGALGLEAASRGAASVVLVESSPRAAAICRANASTVTRAAERSLSVDTVVSSVQSWLERGGGPDLDLVFLDPPYDLSDEELARNLDSLAPLLSPGAIVVVERSSRSAEPRWPAALVSDKRRAYGETVLWWAELG is encoded by the coding sequence ATGACCAGAATCATCGGCGGAGACGCCGGTTCGCTCCCGTTGAAGGTTCCCCCGAAGGGCACCCGGCCGACGAGCGACCGTGTGCGCGAAGCGCTCTTCTCCGCCCTGGATGCGCGCGATCTCGTGCGCGGCTCGCGCGTCGCCGATCTGTATGCGGGCTCGGGCGCGCTCGGGCTCGAGGCCGCCAGCCGTGGCGCGGCGTCCGTCGTGCTCGTCGAGAGCTCGCCGCGAGCCGCGGCGATCTGTCGCGCGAACGCGTCTACTGTCACGCGAGCGGCGGAGCGCTCCCTCTCTGTCGACACTGTCGTCTCGTCCGTGCAGTCGTGGCTCGAACGCGGCGGCGGCCCGGATCTCGACCTCGTCTTCCTCGACCCGCCATACGACCTGTCCGACGAGGAACTCGCGCGAAACCTCGACTCGCTCGCACCGCTGCTGTCCCCGGGGGCGATCGTGGTCGTGGAGCGGAGTTCGCGATCTGCGGAGCCGCGCTGGCCCGCCGCCCTCGTCTCGGACAAGCGGCGCGCGTACGGCGAGACGGTGCTCTGGTGGGCAGAGCTCGGCTGA
- a CDS encoding D-alanine--D-alanine ligase family protein, translated as MTQRLRVAVLFGGRSSEHSISCATAAGVLGAIDRSRFEVIPLGFTRDGALVLEDDDPQKFALGGAELPEVVDNGTRVHWPENAHSRELTVERDGQRSSLGVIDVVFPILHGSYGEDGTVQGLFELAGLPYVGSGVLASALAMDKHFTKTVLQHAGIAVAPWHTLSRHDWQSDPDAATAALRDLALPVFVKPARAGSSVGVSKVSDPTEMDAALRIAFDEDDTVLIEQGVVGREVEIAVLGARPGQKPRTSDHAGEIVVSGRDFYDFDAKYLGADGIELVCPAPMGSERLAEMKSIALTAFDAVGAEGLARVDFFLTDDGFVLNEVNTLPGFTPISMFPTCWIASGLSYADLITELIDVAVERGAR; from the coding sequence ATGACGCAAAGACTGCGGGTGGCGGTGCTGTTTGGGGGGCGCTCAAGCGAGCATTCGATCAGCTGCGCAACGGCGGCGGGAGTGCTGGGAGCGATTGACCGCTCCCGTTTCGAGGTGATCCCGCTCGGGTTCACGCGCGACGGCGCCCTCGTGCTCGAAGACGACGACCCGCAGAAGTTCGCCCTCGGCGGCGCCGAGCTGCCGGAGGTCGTCGACAACGGCACGCGCGTGCACTGGCCCGAGAACGCTCACAGCCGCGAGCTCACGGTCGAGCGTGACGGGCAGCGCTCCTCGCTCGGCGTCATCGACGTCGTGTTCCCGATCCTGCACGGCAGCTACGGCGAGGACGGCACCGTGCAGGGCCTGTTCGAGCTCGCCGGGCTGCCCTACGTCGGCTCGGGCGTGCTCGCCTCGGCGCTCGCGATGGACAAGCACTTCACGAAGACGGTGCTGCAGCACGCGGGCATCGCCGTCGCGCCGTGGCACACGCTGTCCCGTCACGATTGGCAGAGCGATCCGGATGCCGCGACGGCGGCTCTTCGCGACCTCGCCCTTCCCGTGTTCGTCAAGCCCGCACGGGCCGGGTCGAGCGTCGGGGTCAGCAAGGTGAGCGACCCGACGGAAATGGACGCCGCGCTGCGCATCGCCTTCGACGAGGACGACACGGTGCTCATCGAGCAGGGCGTCGTCGGCCGCGAGGTCGAGATCGCTGTGCTCGGGGCGCGCCCCGGCCAGAAGCCGCGCACGTCCGACCACGCAGGTGAGATCGTCGTCTCGGGTCGGGACTTCTACGACTTCGACGCGAAGTACCTCGGAGCGGACGGCATCGAACTCGTCTGCCCCGCGCCGATGGGTTCCGAGCGACTTGCCGAGATGAAGTCGATCGCGCTCACGGCCTTCGACGCGGTCGGCGCTGAGGGGCTCGCCCGCGTCGACTTCTTCCTCACCGACGACGGCTTCGTCCTCAACGAGGTCAACACCCTCCCCGGGTTCACCCCGATCTCGATGTTCCCGACGTGCTGGATCGCCTCCGGGCTCAGCTACGCCGACCTCATCACCGAGCTCATCGACGTCGCCGTGGAGCGCGGAGCGCGCTGA
- a CDS encoding DUF3515 family protein yields MSVRARRLVSVALLSLTAVSLAGCAGAVSLKPAPDANNPDCAAVTVRLPDAVDSLQKRETTAQATGAWGDPAAVLLHCGVTPIGPTTLPCFQVNGVDWVRDSSEAPLYRFTTFGRTPAVEVVIDNDKASGSALLDLSGAVSVIPQTSKCLNAEDVTGDGSTPAPTATPSENG; encoded by the coding sequence ATGTCCGTTCGTGCCCGCCGCCTCGTCTCGGTCGCCCTCCTCTCACTCACCGCCGTCAGCCTCGCCGGATGCGCCGGCGCCGTGTCGCTCAAGCCGGCGCCGGATGCGAACAACCCGGACTGCGCCGCTGTGACCGTGCGGCTTCCCGACGCGGTCGACAGCCTGCAGAAGCGGGAGACGACGGCGCAGGCGACCGGGGCGTGGGGCGACCCGGCGGCCGTGCTGTTGCACTGCGGGGTCACCCCGATCGGGCCGACGACGCTGCCGTGCTTCCAAGTGAACGGGGTCGACTGGGTGCGCGACTCGAGCGAGGCCCCGCTGTACCGCTTCACGACGTTCGGCCGGACACCGGCCGTCGAGGTCGTCATCGACAACGACAAGGCGTCAGGCTCCGCGCTTCTCGATCTCTCGGGGGCGGTGAGCGTGATCCCGCAGACCTCGAAGTGCCTGAACGCTGAAGACGTCACGGGCGACGGCTCGACGCCGGCGCCCACGGCGACGCCGTCCGAGAACGGCTGA
- a CDS encoding DUF58 domain-containing protein: MPRRARALRLTSRGWTLLAGAIVILTIATFANRREGLYVAAFLTLVVIASAIAVRLQRPSVEIERRFPTETPAGEEIEVTDIIRAISHTTSIVGWRERVPVGWGEQPQGLLPVTLAAPGRRAGIRYTVRPRKRGVYELGPLRLRVRDPLGLAEAERTVGAPAEVTVLPRVSNLHDVGLSGADGDGKLRERNYLAAPRVDELIAREYRAGDPIRRVHWRATARHGELMVRQEEPQGDPEAVLVLMLAPGSDALVVEAVVELCASVAAHMTERGYRVTLVEPGESRLTSVMPTELAALLTRLAVCGPVAGGADAVEFTRAAFDGVAAPIPLVVFSTSAEHAATWSPLVTLGRPAAAFVAADASAEHALADEGWRVAGVYGSDRPMDVWERIALSSSEVPDAAT; encoded by the coding sequence ATGCCTCGGCGCGCTCGGGCCCTTCGCCTCACCTCCCGCGGGTGGACGTTGCTGGCGGGCGCCATCGTCATCCTGACGATCGCAACCTTCGCGAACCGGCGCGAAGGGCTCTACGTCGCAGCCTTCCTGACGCTCGTCGTGATTGCCTCAGCAATCGCGGTGCGGCTGCAACGGCCGAGCGTCGAGATCGAACGGCGCTTTCCGACCGAGACGCCCGCGGGCGAGGAGATCGAGGTCACCGACATCATCCGAGCGATCTCCCACACGACGAGCATCGTGGGGTGGCGCGAGCGGGTTCCCGTCGGCTGGGGGGAGCAGCCGCAGGGGCTGCTCCCTGTCACGCTCGCGGCGCCAGGGCGACGCGCCGGAATACGCTACACCGTGCGGCCCCGAAAACGAGGCGTCTACGAACTCGGTCCGCTGCGCCTTCGCGTACGCGACCCGCTCGGGCTGGCAGAAGCGGAGCGCACGGTGGGCGCCCCAGCCGAGGTCACTGTATTGCCGCGGGTCTCGAACCTCCATGACGTCGGTCTGTCCGGCGCGGACGGCGACGGGAAGCTGCGGGAGCGCAACTATCTCGCGGCGCCGCGCGTCGACGAGCTGATCGCTCGCGAATATCGAGCGGGCGACCCGATCCGCCGCGTGCATTGGCGTGCGACGGCGCGTCACGGCGAGCTCATGGTGCGCCAGGAGGAGCCGCAGGGAGACCCGGAGGCCGTGCTCGTGCTCATGCTTGCGCCGGGCTCCGACGCTCTCGTCGTCGAAGCCGTCGTCGAGCTGTGCGCGTCGGTCGCGGCGCACATGACCGAGCGCGGCTACCGTGTAACGCTCGTGGAACCCGGCGAATCACGTCTCACCAGCGTCATGCCGACCGAACTGGCTGCCTTGCTCACCCGGCTCGCTGTCTGCGGCCCCGTCGCCGGCGGCGCGGACGCTGTCGAGTTCACGAGAGCCGCGTTCGACGGGGTCGCGGCTCCGATCCCGCTCGTCGTGTTCTCAACGTCGGCCGAGCATGCGGCGACCTGGTCGCCGCTGGTGACCCTCGGGCGCCCCGCCGCCGCATTCGTCGCGGCGGATGCGTCGGCAGAGCACGCACTCGCAGACGAGGGCTGGCGTGTCGCAGGCGTGTACGGCTCCGACCGTCCCATGGACGTGTGGGAGCGCATCGCGCTCTCGAGCAGCGAGGTGCCCGATGCCGCCACGTGA
- a CDS encoding ATP-dependent DNA helicase RecG, which translates to MNESALQGKLKNLLGDRTAKALERAFGYITVGDLLSHYPRRYVEHGDVTALGSLPLGEQVTLIADVVGVSQRSMASRKGAILEVRISDGRGILSLTFFNQLWRKNELVPGARGVFAGKITQYKGSMQLTHPDYKLFERDDDAAMRDAEAWAEQPIPLYPATASVPSWTMQRSIGLALDHLEGEIDDPLPANVRVAEGLLDFGTALELIHRPRTEADTWRAKHTLRFHEAFLLQAALLQNRAIAKEAMAMPRVAGKGGPLERFDARLPFTLTQDQVSVGEEIVEDLAKNSPMNRLVQGEVGSGKTLVALRAMLTVAEDGGQTALLAPTEVLAAQHLRSIVASLGPDLAAEMMPVLLTGQMPAAERKRALLRIVSGQAKIVVGTHALLGEIVEFYDLGLIVIDEQHRFGVDQRDALRRKSAAHPHTLVLTATPIPRTVAMTVFGDLDVSTIRQLPAGRQGISSFVVPLAVKPDWMPRVWERMREEVDKGRQAFVVCPAIDAGADLADEDGADAADPAETENTRARAATVFETTEQLRRDPSLAGLTIESLHGRLPSDEKDAVMQRFSNGDIDILVTTTVIEVGVDVPNASTMVVLDADRFGVSQLHQLRGRVGRGSVPGLCLLVTTAEPGSSALERVEAVAATIDGFELAQRDLELRREGDVLGEAQSGTRSSLRILRVSIDGKVISRAREWAEKVFDDDPRLASHPYLWEAIEGRLKESERQALTKS; encoded by the coding sequence ATGAACGAATCGGCGCTGCAGGGGAAACTGAAGAACCTTCTCGGTGACCGCACGGCCAAAGCGCTCGAGCGCGCATTCGGCTACATCACCGTCGGCGATCTTCTGTCCCACTACCCGCGTCGATACGTCGAGCACGGCGATGTCACGGCGCTCGGGAGCCTCCCGCTCGGTGAACAGGTCACCCTCATCGCCGACGTCGTGGGCGTCTCGCAGCGGAGCATGGCGTCACGGAAAGGCGCGATCCTCGAAGTGCGCATCTCCGACGGCCGCGGCATCCTGAGCCTCACGTTCTTCAACCAGCTGTGGCGCAAGAATGAGCTCGTTCCCGGCGCGCGCGGCGTCTTCGCCGGCAAGATCACGCAGTACAAGGGGAGCATGCAGCTCACACACCCCGACTACAAGCTCTTCGAGCGCGACGATGACGCGGCGATGCGCGACGCGGAGGCCTGGGCCGAGCAGCCGATCCCGCTGTACCCGGCCACCGCGTCGGTTCCCAGCTGGACCATGCAGCGCTCCATAGGACTCGCGCTCGATCACCTCGAGGGTGAGATCGACGACCCGCTGCCGGCGAACGTGCGCGTGGCCGAGGGACTTCTCGACTTCGGCACCGCGCTCGAGCTCATCCACCGCCCGCGCACGGAGGCGGACACCTGGCGCGCCAAGCACACGCTGCGCTTCCACGAGGCGTTTCTCCTCCAAGCCGCGCTTCTGCAGAACCGCGCCATAGCCAAGGAGGCGATGGCGATGCCGCGCGTCGCGGGGAAGGGCGGGCCGCTTGAGAGGTTCGACGCGCGCCTGCCGTTCACACTCACGCAGGATCAGGTGAGCGTGGGCGAGGAGATCGTCGAAGACCTGGCCAAGAACTCGCCGATGAATCGCCTCGTCCAAGGCGAGGTCGGCTCGGGAAAGACGCTCGTCGCCCTCCGCGCGATGCTCACCGTTGCCGAGGACGGCGGACAGACGGCGCTTCTTGCGCCGACCGAGGTGCTCGCTGCCCAGCACCTGCGCTCCATCGTCGCCTCGCTCGGCCCCGATCTCGCTGCCGAGATGATGCCCGTGCTGCTCACGGGCCAGATGCCGGCGGCCGAACGCAAGCGCGCGCTGCTGCGCATCGTGAGCGGCCAGGCAAAGATCGTCGTCGGCACGCACGCGCTGCTCGGGGAGATCGTCGAGTTCTACGACCTCGGGCTCATCGTCATCGACGAACAGCATCGCTTCGGCGTTGACCAGCGCGACGCGCTTCGGCGAAAGAGCGCCGCGCACCCGCACACCCTCGTCCTCACGGCCACGCCCATCCCGCGCACGGTGGCGATGACGGTGTTCGGCGACCTCGACGTCAGCACCATCCGGCAGCTTCCCGCTGGGCGTCAGGGAATCTCATCGTTCGTGGTGCCGCTCGCCGTGAAGCCCGACTGGATGCCGCGGGTCTGGGAGCGCATGCGCGAAGAGGTGGACAAGGGACGCCAGGCCTTTGTCGTCTGCCCCGCCATCGACGCGGGCGCCGACCTCGCCGATGAAGACGGCGCCGACGCGGCGGATCCCGCCGAGACCGAGAACACCCGAGCTCGGGCGGCGACTGTCTTCGAGACGACCGAGCAGTTGCGGCGCGACCCGAGCCTGGCCGGTCTGACGATCGAGTCCCTGCACGGCCGGCTTCCGAGCGACGAGAAGGATGCCGTCATGCAGCGGTTCTCGAACGGCGACATCGACATCCTCGTCACCACGACCGTCATCGAGGTCGGCGTCGACGTGCCCAACGCGTCGACGATGGTCGTGCTCGACGCCGACCGCTTCGGCGTCTCGCAGCTGCATCAGCTGCGCGGTCGGGTCGGCCGCGGGTCCGTCCCGGGGCTGTGTCTTCTCGTGACGACGGCCGAGCCCGGCTCGAGCGCCCTCGAGCGCGTCGAGGCCGTCGCCGCGACGATCGACGGATTCGAGCTGGCGCAGCGCGACCTGGAGCTGCGCCGCGAGGGTGACGTTCTCGGCGAAGCCCAATCGGGCACGCGTTCGTCGTTGCGCATTCTTCGCGTCTCGATCGACGGCAAGGTGATATCGCGGGCGAGGGAGTGGGCAGAGAAGGTCTTCGACGACGATCCTCGACTTGCCTCGCACCCGTACCTGTGGGAGGCGATCGAGGGACGTCTCAAGGAATCAGAACGTCAGGCGCTGACGAAATCCTGA